A single Lolium perenne isolate Kyuss_39 chromosome 6, Kyuss_2.0, whole genome shotgun sequence DNA region contains:
- the LOC127308923 gene encoding uncharacterized protein — MDQKGRGRGRGGGGAGGRGGGDNSRTDLLAAGRKTLQQFRKKKEKKGPGKKAEPDADEGASSVAGANGEEPAPEPKSPVGLKFLAGEAPFEEAARAQEEQCNGQGPAAVEPSAAENADAVPVLEDAGSGSVENTSSVSEQGNAEHGGPGPGDGEDSTVQATSSDSGADPVGAQPGEVDGEELPDSVSKESTEPQVSSQGDVAEDASNEIGEHQEVQVDPVETASSSDFREIGEVQIPSQDSGAGNTDIDEGAREMEVGVSGRPSDGSIQEDAGPTVSAEIGVEAGHEEALAIVASCEIPGRGDTDGEADGMGKDPVQEDVGTSKTNAVEEAVTAELDLSVEKVDPVLFADALSQGFMPYHHEYIQSYVYTATISRDFLRLQLDEVARLDSDEILKLQGLLKESEESKVAVCDEIQQCRHELSDMNTVKGELELIVAYQKEEISTGNSKCEQLEIELQTSKENAQQILGELADCQSLLEALQKENMELTTNLALEKEARKEVEEQGEHLTGENKKLLSKLSDLELSLASVKEVMNAGSSRCESLEVELCSSKENMEHTLTELANCRALLETSQKDYFELSAKFSIETEENKKLKEYNACLHNEKEKLSSDLSELNDRLHVSYAKHKQLESHVRDTETHMEQLKEQLIEESMHATNSFDIYQSVIKELDAKCSVVLGQAQTAVCQKIEHHPNSSEITVENVERAVTSPVFVSDSNDQHSHPLFNEKDSCKSASLRSLKGHLEVAKGELYELQKLVERISSRSDGRVLVSKLIQSFEVKGNQEEPGMSEGEHDDLKKLTQEMISCLVEKFKLMTSDLTKTEKYVAELCDRIELSSKSEVEQEAERQRTAAFELKMDGLAEKLSNYKKTIDQLDIQLANVQQDADNRSGKLTDQAELLHNDMTERISILEKEKASLSDLLSEVTNKLSCLRGTSPNDLGESEDLSFCILNSVDLAAKSIQSLQDRLEAGQTDNAKLNTSLSEIMKAHSDVQERNEHACRMVKTMYGSLQEFLRGSLGYSDEAGAGYNTEEPIEALLSHLGGTIEHLKNLLHDHHSLQSDNVNLESRLLSKCEELEELSLRCSSLMENMNDICLQNEELKLVSSSKSAALDELHGRCLSIAEKMVHHSASPTSVLLSISSSEAQTMSKEHHILNTLLPCIEEGVASYNEKLENAVEETHLSKICLQNAHIFYQISVDMWSLPLPVLIEEEILPKVCDLQAKIDQLSALNIQLETEAPVLRDGLKKLDEALEISRAELQKRSSELEQSEQKLSSVKEKLGIAVAKGKGLIVQRDGLKQSLSEKSGELEKLSQELQLKDALVKELEAKLKSYTEADRIEALESELSYIRNSATALRDSFILKDSVLQRIEEVLEDLDLPDRFHSRDIVEKIELLSKMAVGASFTMPDGDKRSSVDGHSESGAAMDSISDEQITNSNPGSDELKNKYDELHRRFYELAEHNNMLEQSLVERNSIVQKWEEVLGQVSIPPQFRMLEPEDRIAWLGNRLLEVEQERDALHLKIEHLEDSSEMLITDLEESHKRISELSAEVVAVKAEKEFFSQSLEKLRFEFLGLSEKAVQDEFVRDNLRKDLAELQEKLAEKANECKRFHDLETEILKLLDMVRNVLQDGSNTEIPSGDSSAVLCLGELLRKVLDHYETLLSESTLGNFAEKEIHLEEAKLSSDASTSEIGRDDKESALNAPSNELEHARRSLTLAEQQCDEAVEKAQSLTLEVEVLRGQINQLQEVGAEQTQKKQSLVLELESVGKQRDDLQEKLNQSNELEHARSSLVLAEQQRDEAVEKSHSLRLEVETAHAQINRLQEGGAEQSKKYESLVLELELAGKQRDDLQEKLNQEEQKCASLREKLNVAVRKGKGLVQQRDSLKKTIEEMNALIENLKNERKQHIESLESEKSSLMGRLSENEKSLHDTTQYLSRLLNALSMVDIARKFDTDPITKIGKVAQLYLDLQATSTSSQNEVKKSKRATELLLAELNEAHERADNLQEELVMAEAALSESSKQNNVLESARADAVRHLEHITYMQAQAARKQIDHLKELNSTSGQLREVCFELSQRLVSAFSKDVDLICYMESFMKSYGKWMDGTNMVDIPITSNRLLSTSISSKKALIPNTPFEFTVDDNDGSQTLHHLAIACHAVSDCVKDCNDLKRNIDEHGFSIDQKATELSGIMSNLQSRFTSQNNELESLKENIVELQSEIKEKEEENLSMRRNMSLLYEACTNSVSEIEGMTGMGSGNRSYSVGKNHLSSDDHIKSVVEQLGAAVKTTRYSNEGNTKELKATVLELQQELQGKDVQISTISSELAIQIREAESYAKQLSVELEDARMEIHNLEKHVEVLLNQKKALETQVSDLKDLETVASEQHGRIKELTDELSRKDQEIEGLMQALDEEEKELEILENKSNGLEQMLQEKEFALKSLEVSRTKALTKLATTVDKFDELHSLSESLLVEVESLQSQLQEKDSEISFLRQEVTRSTNELLTTEDSNKLYSSKINDFVKWLETALLQFGVHCEFTDDHDGTQVLVYMDMLDKKIGSLISESDDLRIAVQSKDSSLQIERTKMEELSRKSEALEASLSQKDSQIGLLRRDRISGQPSRSLNLPGTSEIEQMNDKVSPTAVGTQIRGARKVNNEQVAIDIEMHKDKPLDDEDDDKAHGFKSLTMSRIVPKFTRPISDRVDGMWVSGDRLLMRQPTLRLGVLLYWIALHALLASFI; from the exons ATGGATCAGAAGGGCCGCGGCCGCGGCCGGGGCGGCGGCGGAGCGGGAGGCCGCGGGGGCGGGGACAATAGCCGCACCGATCTCCTCGCTGCCGGGCGCAAGACG CTGCAGCAGttcaggaagaagaaggagaagaagggtcCCGGGAAGAAGGCAGAACCTGACGCAGACGAGGGGGCGTCGTCGGTAGCGGGCGCCAACGGCGAGGAACCCGCGCCGGAGCCCAAGTCTCCGGTCGGGCTGAAGTTCCTAGCCGGGGAGGCGCCATTCGAG GAAGCAGCAAGGGCGCAGGAGGAGCAATGCAATGGCCAGGGGCCTGCTGCCGTGGAGCCAAGTGCTGCGGAGAATGCCGATGCCGTGCCTGTGCTGGAGGATGCTGGTAGCGGTAGTGTGGAGAACACCAGCAGTGTTAGTGAGCAGGGGAACGCGGAGCATGGAGGCCCTGGACCAGGAGATGGCGAAGATTCAACAGTTCAGGCCACCAGTTCGGATTCCGGTGCTGATCCTGTAGGAGCTCAGCCGGGGGAGGTGGACGGTGAGGAACTTCCAGATTCCGTTTCGAAGGAAAGCACTGAACCACAGGTTTCTTCTCAAGGTGACGTAGCCGAGGATGCTAGCAACGAAATAGGGGAGCACCAGGAGGTGCAGGTGGATCCTGTTGAGACGGCAAGTAGTTCTGATTTCAGAGAAATTGGAGAGGTGCAAATTCCTTCTCAAGACTCAGGAGCTGGTAATACTGATATTGATGAAGGGGCTCGAGAAATGGAGGTGGGTGTTTCTGGGAGGCCATCAGATGGCAGTATACAAGAAGATGCCGGACCCACTGTTTCTGCTGAAATAGGCGTGGAGGCTGGGCATGAAGAAGCGCTGGCCATCGTGGCTTCGTGTGAGATTCCTGGAAGAGGAGACACTGACGGGGAGGCTGATGGAATGGGCAAAGATCCTGTTCAAGAAGATGTAGGCACAAGCAAAACAAATGCAGTAGAGGAAGCTGTCACTGCAGAGTTGGATTTATCCGTTGAAAAGGTTGATCCAGTATtatttgctgatgctctatctcaaGGCTTCATGCCATATCACCATGAGTATATTCAGAGTTATGTGTACACGGCAACTATATCAAGGGATTTTCTTCGGTTGCAGCTAGATGAGGTTGCACGCCTGGATTCTGATGAAATTCTCAAGCTCCAGGGACTACTGAAAGAATCTGAAGAAAGTAAAGTAGCAGTTTGTGATGAGATTCAGCAATGTAGACATGAGCTCTCTGACATGAATACGGTGAAGGGTGAACTTGAACTAATTGTGGCTTATCAGAAAGAGGAAATCAGCACCGGCAACAGCAAATGTGAACAGCTGGAGATCGAGCTGCAGACCTCCAAGGAGAACGCGCAACAAATCCTTGGTGAATTAGCTGATTGCCAATCACTGTTGGAGGCTCTACAAAAGGAGAACATGGAACTAACCACAAACCTTGCTCTTGAGAAAGAGGCCAGAAAGGAGGTTGAGGAGCAGGGAGAACATCTGACTGGTGAAAACAAGAAGCTTCTGTCAAAGCTGTCTGACCTTGAACTTAGCTTAGCTTCTGTGAAAGAGGTAATGAATGCTGGCAGTAGCAGATGTGAGAGTTTGGAGGTTGAGCTGTGTTCCTCCAAGGAGAACATGGAACACACATTGACCGAGTTAGCAAACTGCAGGGCTTTATTGGAAACGTCTCAAAAAGATTATTTCGAGTTATCTGCAAAATTTTCCATCGAAAcagaagaaaacaagaaactCAAGGAGTATAATGCGTGTCTACATAACGAGAAGGAAAAGCTTTCGTCAGATCTGTCTGAACTAAATGACAGGCTGCACGTTTCATATGCCAAACATAAGCAGCTTGAGTCGCATGTCAGAGATACGGAGACACACATGGAGCAGCTTAAAGAGCAACTAATTGAGGAAAGCATGCATGCAACAAACAGTTTCGATATATACCAATCCGTAATTAAAGAGCTGGATGCTAAGTGCAGTGTGGTCCTAGGCCAAGCCCAGACAGCCGTGTGCCAAAAAATTGAACACCATCCGAACTCGTCAGAAATCACAGTTGAAAATGTTGAAAGAGCAGTTACAAGTCCAGTGTTTGTTAGTGATAGCAACGATCAGCATTCACACCCTCTATTCAATGAGAAAGACTCGTGTAAATCAGCTTCTTTGCGGTCACTGAAGGGCCATCTAGAGGTTGCTAAAGGTGAATTGTATGAACTTCAAAAATTAGTTGAGAGGATTTCATCTAGGTCCGATGGACGTGTTCTCGTATCAAAACTCATCCAATCCTTTGAGGTAAAAGGAAATCAGGAAGAACCTGGAATGTCCGAGGGGGAGCATGATGATTTAAAAAAGTTAACTCAGGAGATGATAAGCTGCCTTGTGGAAAAGTTCAAGTTGATGACTTCAGATCTTACAAAGACTGAAAAGTATGTTGCCGAACTGTGTGACAGAATAGAGCTTTCCAGTAAGTCTGAGGTGGAGCAAGAAGCAGAAAGGCAACGTACTGCAGCTTTTGAACTAAAAATGGATGGGCTTGCTGAGAAGCTAAGCAACTACAAGAAAACAATTGATCAACTGGACATTCAGCTTGCTAACGTACAACAAGATGCAGATAATCGTTCTGGAAAGCTCACTGATCAGGCAGAACTTTTGCATAACGACATGACAGAAAGGATTTCCATTCTTGAGAAGGAAAAGGCATCTCTATCAGATTTGCTCAGTGAAGTTACCAATAAGCTCAGCTGTTTGAGAGGTACTTCACCTAATGATTTGGGTGAAAGTGAAGATCTCAGCTTTTGTATATTGAACTCTGTGGATCTTGCTGCTAAATCAATCCAAAGTCTTCAGGACAGATTAGAGGCTGGTCAAACGGATAATGCTAAGCTCAACACTTCTCTGTCGGAGATCATGAAAGCACATTCTGATGTTCAAGAGAGAAATGAACATGCCTGTAGAATGGTTAAGACCATGTATGGTTCCTTGCAGGAATTTCTACGTGGCTCACTGGGATATTCGGACGAAGCAGGCGCAGGGTATAATACTGAGGAGCCAATTGAAGCTTTACTTAGTCATCTCGGAGGAACTATTGAGCATTTGAAGAATCTATTGCATGATCATCATTCTTTGCAATCAGACAATGTTAACCTCGAGTCAAGATTGTTGAGCAAATGTGAAGAACTAGAAGAGCTCAGCTTGAGATGCAGTTCTTTAATGGAAAATATGAATGACATCTGCTTGCAGAATGAGGAGCTTAAGTTAGTTTCTTCAAGTAAAAGTGCGGCGCTGGATGAACTGCATGGTAGATGCCTCTCTATAGCTGAAAAAATGGTTCACCACTCTGCAAGTCCTACCTCAGTACTTCTTTCGATATCTAGTAGTGAAGCTCAAACGATGAGCAAGGAGCATCATATTCTTAACACACTACTGCCATGTATTGAGGAGGGTGTGGCTTCATACAATGAGAAGCTTGAAAATGCAGTTGAAGAAACACACTTATCAAAGATATGCTTGCAAAATGCCCATATTTTTTaccaaatttcagttgatatgtgGTCTTTGCCCTTGCCTGTGTTGATCGAAGAAGAAATTTTGCCCAAGGTTTGTGACTTGCAGGCCAAAATTGACCAGCTGAGTGCATTGAACATTCAGTTAGAAACTGAAGCTCCAGTCCTCAGGGATGGCTTGAAAAAGCTTGATGAAGCTCTTGAAATTTCACGTGCTGAACTTCAGAAAAGGTCTTCTGAACTTGAACAATCAGAGCAGAAACTTTCTTCTGTCAAGGAAAAACTTGGTATTGCTGTTGCAAAAGGCAAGGGTTTGATAGTGCAACGCGACGGCCTTAAGCAGTCTCTTTCAGAGAAATCTGGTGAGCTTGAGAAGCTCTCACAAGAGCTGCAATTGAAAGATGCATTAGTGAAAGAGTTGGAAGCCAAGCTCAAATCCTACACAGAAGCGGATCGAATTGAAGCTTTGGAGTCAGAACTCTCATACATACGGAACTCAGCTACTGCTTTAAGGGACTCATTTATTCTAAAAGACTCTGTTCTTCAGAGAATTGAAGAAGTCTTAGAAGACCTAGATTTGCCAGATCGTTTTCATTCTAGAGACATAGTTGAGAAAATAGAACTGTTGTCGAAGATGGCTGTTGGTGCTTCTTTTACCATGCCTGATGGTGATAAGAGATCCTCTGTGGATGGGCATTCTGAGTCTGGTGCGGCCATGGATAGCATAAGCGATGAGCAAATCACAAATTCAAATCCAGGGTCAGATGAATTGAAGAACAAATATGACGAGTTGCATAGGAGATTCTATGAACTGGCTGAGCACAACAACATGTTGGAACAATCTCTAGTGGAGCGGAACAGTATTGTCCAGAAATGGGAAGAAGTCCTGGGTCAGGTTAGCATTCCCCCACAGTTCAGAATGTTGGAACCAGAAGATAGGATAGCTTGGCTGGGAAACAGACTATTGGAGGTCGAGCAGGAAAGAGACGCGTTACATTTGAAGATTGAGCACCTTGAGGATTCCTCCGAGATGCTAATCACTGATCTAGAAGAATCACACAAAAGAATTTCTGAACTCAGTGCAGAGGTTGTTGCTGTAAAGGCTGAAAAGGAATTCTTCTCACAGAGCCTGGAGAAACTGAGATTTGAGTTCCTTGGACTCTCTGAGAAAGCAGTTCAAGACGAGTTTGTCAGAGATAATTTGCGGAAAGATCTAGCTGAACTGCAGGAGAAGTTAGCTGAAAAAGCAAATGAGTGCAAGCGTTTTCATGATTTGGAAACAGAGATACTCAAACTACTGGATATGGTTCGGAACGTGCTGCAGGACGGCAGTAATACTGAAATTCCATCTGGTGACAGTAGTGCTGTACTGTGCTTGGGTGAACTGTTGAGAAAAGTTCTAGACCACTATGAGACACTATTGTCAGAGTCAACTCTAGGCAATTTTGCTGAGAAGGAAATTCATTTAGAGGAAGCCAAGCTATCTAGCGACGCCTCTACATCAGAGATAGGTAGAGATGACAAAGAGAGTGCGCTTAATGCTCCGAGTAATGAGTTAGAGCATGCTCGCAGGAGTCTAACCTTAGCTGAGCAGCAGTGTGATGAAGCAGTGGAGAAGGCACAATCACTAACACTGGAGGTTGAGGTGCTGCGTGGTCAGATAAACCAACTGCAGGAAGTTGGTGCTGAGCAGACCCAAAAAAAACAGTCGCTTGTGCTTGAACTGGAATCAGTGGGTAAGCAACGAGATGATCTGCAAGAGAAGTTAAATCAGAGTAATGAGTTAGAGCATGCTCGCAGTAGTCTGGTCTTAGCTGAACAGCAGCGTGATGAAGCTGTGGAGAAGTCACACTCACTAAGACTGGAAGTGGAGACGGCGCATGCTCAAATAAACCGGCTGCAGGAAGGTGGTGCTGAGCAGAGTAAAAAGTATGAATCGCTTGTGCTTGAACTAGAATTAGCTGGTAAGCAGCGGGATGATCTTCAAGAGAAGTTAAATCAGGAGGAGCAAAAGTGTGCTTCACTGAGAGAGAAATTGAATGTTGCCGTTAGAAAAGGGAAGGGCCTGGTGCAGCAGAGAGATAGCTTGAAGAAAACTATAGAAGAGATGAATGCTCTGATAGAGAATCTTAAAAATGAAAGGAAACAACACATCGAGTCACTCGAATCCGAGAAATCGTCCTTGATGGGTCGATTATCAGAGAATGAGAAGAGCTTGCATGACACGACACAATACTTGAGTAGGTTATTAAATGCTTTGAGTATGGTGGACATTGCTCGAAAATTTGATACAGATCCAATCACCAAGATTGGAAAAGTTGCACAGCTTTACCTTGACCTACAGGCAACATCGACTTCATCACAAAATGAAGTGAAGAAATCGAAACGAGCAACGGAACTGCTTCTAGCCGAGTTGAATGAAGCTCATGAAAGGGCTGATAACCTGCAGGAGGAATTGGTGATGGCAGAGGCTGCACTTTCTGAATCCTCTAAACAGAACAATGTTCTAGAGTCTGCAAGAGCGGATGCTGTTCGCCACCTGGAACATATTACTTACATGCAGGCACAGGCAGCAAGGAAGCAAATAGATCATTTGAAGGAGTTGAACTCTACCAGTGGTCAACTAAGAGAAGTCTGTTTTGAACTTTCACAACGCCTTGTCAGTGCATTCAGTAAAGATGTGGACCTTATCTGCTATATGGAGAGCTTCATGAAATCTTATGGTAAATGGATGGACGGCACAAATATGGTTGACATACCCATCACTTCTAACCGTCTGTTGTCTACCAGCATAAGCAGTAAG AAAGCTCTTATTCCCAATACCCCGTTTGAATTCACAGTGGATGATAATGATGGAAGTCAGACCTTACATCATCTTGCTATTGCATGCCATGCTGTATCTGATTGTGTAAAGGATTGCAATGATCTCAAAAGGAACATTGACGAGCATGGTTTTTCAATTGATCAGAAAGCAACAGAGCTATCTGGCATTATGTCCAACTTGCAGAGCAGGTTCACTTCTCAAAACAATGAGTTGGAATCTTTGAAAGAAAACATTGTTGAACTACAATCAGAGATCAAAGAGAAAGAAGAGGAGAATTTATCTATGCGTAGAAATATGAGTTTGCTTTATGAAGCATGTACTAATTCAGTTTCTGAGATTGAAGGAATGACTGGTATGGGGTCTGGTAACCGGAGCTATTCTGTTGGGAAAAACCATCTATCTTCAGATGACCATATAAAATCAGTTGTTGAGCAGCTAGGTGCGGCAGTAAAGACTACTCGGTATAGTAATGAAGGGAACACAAAGGAACTAAAGGCTACTGTTCTTGAGTTGCAGCAGGAGCTTCAAGGGAAAGATGTGCAAATTAGCACAATCAGTTCGGAGCTTGCAATTCAGATAAGGGAAGCCGAATCATATGCAAAACAGCTTTCTGTTGAGCTTGAAGATGCAAGAATGGAAATACACAATTTGGAGAAACATGTTGAGGTGTTGCTTAATCAGAAGAAAGCTTTAGAGACTCAAGTAAGCGATCTTAAAGATCTGGAGACAGTGGCAAGCGAGCAGCATGGAAGAATAAAGGAGCTGACTGATGAACTGAGCAGAAAAGATCAAG AGATCGAAGGTTTGATGCAAGCACTCGACGAAGAAGAAAAGGagcttgaaatcttggagaacaaAAGCAATGGCTTAGAGCAgatgctgcaagaaaaggaattTGCTTTAAAGAGCCTTGAAGTTTCTAGGACAAAAGCTCTGACTAAACTTGCAACAACAGTTGACAAGTTTGATGAGTTGCATAGCTTG
- the LOC127308925 gene encoding uncharacterized protein, whose translation MLNDSAVNLDAGIGAFDGECNVEDFDDEEEDEGDEEVVEVDPAAAGSSSTSKPRTANYSEIEDAILVRAWSKVGMDACTGVDQGGKRYWQRIEDQYHQLKPRTKSMADRSYRSLEGRWNIIKPACSRWSAAMDQVADNPPSGCVPEDYPKYAQQRYKDMAGSKNKEFQFQHCFSILQHLPKWKLRDNEPKCKKEALLTMDDEAEDMSGRNTGKPEGNKKAKERDKVELEAASFREKLDQLMKSKEALTMKTLETKLLITDKKSEVKLAKVQARREDAKLKAELDMKMIKAKEAKAMKELLAEEREIMMMRTDGMDEDQLAWWNETKADIIARKKAARQARAQGESPASGGAGGDGSLDG comes from the exons ATGCTCAACGATTCCGCGGTGAATTTGGACGCCGGTATCGGTGCATTCGATGGGGAGTGCAATGTTGAAGActttgatgacgaggaggaggatgagggtgacgaagaggtggttgaggttgatccggctGCCGCCGGTTCTTCGTCGACGTCGAAGCCACGCACGGCGAACTACAGCGAGATCGAGGACGCCATCTTGGTCCGTGCTTGGAGCAAGGTGGGGATGGATGCGTGCACCGGAGTGGACCAAGGCGGCAAGCGCTATTGGCAGCGCATTGAGGATCAGTACCACCAGCTGAAGCCTCGCACGAAGAGCATGGCGGACAGATCCTACCGCTCCCTTGAAGGCCGATGGAACATCATCAAGCCGGCTTGTTCTCGTTGGAGTGCTGCCATGGATCAAGTGGCCGACAACCCTCCTAGTGGATGCGTGCCGGAGGACTAT CCcaagtatgctcaacaacggtacaAGGACATGGCCGGCTCAAAGAACAAGGAATTTCAATTTCAACATTGCTTTTCCATCCTTCAACATCTTCCTAAATGGAAGTTGCGGGACAACGAGCCAAAGTGCAAGAAGGAGGCACTTCTCACCATGGATGATGAAGCGGAGGACATGAGTGGGAGAAACACCGGCAAGCCCGAgggcaacaagaaggccaaggagagggacaaggtagaacttgaagcagctagcttccgggagaagttggatcaactcatgaagtccaaggaggcattgacgatgaagacgttggagaccaAGCTCCTCATCACCGACAAGAAGAGTGAGGTGAAGCTTGCCAAGGTGCAAGCAAGGAGGGAAGATGCCAAATTGAAGGCCGAGCTTGACATGAAGATGATCAAAGCCAAAGAAGCCAAGGCCATGAAGGAGCTCTTGGccgaggagagggaaatcatgatgatgcgcaccgacggcatggacgaggatcagctggcgtggtggaacgagaccaaggcggacatcattgcgaggaagaaggctgcgcgtcaagctcgtgctcaaggtgagtctccggcgagcggtggcgccggtggagatggatcccttgatggttga